Part of the Armatimonadota bacterium genome is shown below.
CCGGCAGCAACAGCGCCGAGGAGTGGTGGCCGCGCGCGCCGTCCTTGGTCAGATAGCCCCGGTCGCACTGCGTCTCGCTACCGCTACAGAATATATTGCACCCATCGCGATCCAGTTCGTCCATTCGCGCCGCCGGTCTAAAAGAGCCGTTCGATGCGCCCGACGCTGGAGGCGTGTAAAGCCAAGTGTCGAACAAGATATTGTCGCGGCTCCATTGGCAGCTTCCAAAGTAGCTCCGGTTCAGTCCGCCCAGGATGTAAATCTCACCGGTGGGCAACAGCACGCCGTCTGCGTCGAGCCTTGGCCCTGGCAGATCGAAAACGCGCCGATGCGGCGTATCGCCTTGGCTGAAGTCGAGAATCTCCGCCGTATCGGTGCTGACGATCGTGCACTGGTCGTATCCACCAAAGCACAGGATCTGATTGAGCGCCTGTTCTTGCGGAGTCTGCGGGTTCAGAACGGGATTAGGCAACAGCGCGGCGCTCCCCCAAATTCGCACCTTGCGCTGAGCGTTTCCCAACGGCGTCCGCCTTGTCCATCCGCCGCTCAGATTGTACGGATCGAGCGTATAGACCGGCTCGCGCTGCCCGGCGTAGACGATCCGAGCAAACTCGTCCTGGCCGTTAAAGCGCGAGGTGAGGAACACCCACGGATAGCCGTCGCCTAGAAAGCGCCGCTGATCTTCGGGATGCCACCAGTTCCCCACGCACGATTCGGCGCGCAACGGATAGGCGATGTACCGATTGGTCGCGGCGTCATAGAGTTCGTAGGTCGAGGTGAATCGAAACGCGCCCGTACAGTTTTGCGTGCTGTGGTTGTCGATCGTGCCGCCCACCACCAGCACATTGCCGTCCGGCATGGCCAGCGCGCTGGGATAGCGCCGCGCCTCATTGGTCAGCACGGGCACTGTCTCGGGATCGTTCGAGTTATAGGGCAAGCCATTGCGGGTCAACAATCGCCACGGACTGGCCAGTGCGCTGGTCGGCGGCACAAAGGGATCGAACCGCGCCGGATCAAAAAGATAGGTCGAGCGCAAACCGTCCGAGGCAAAATTCAAATCCGCTCGAAACCAACAGCCCCCCACAACGAAGAGGCGTCCGTCCGGCAGGCGAACGTGGCCGCCGGTGTGGATGTTTGCGTCGATGGTCGGTTGACCTTCGCCCGGCAAGCCCGGCTGGGGATCGCGATTGTGTCGGACGAAGCCTCTCCGGCCCCGCTCTGTCTGATCGAAAGGATTCCAGAGCAGGGTTGGAGAGTAGCCGGTACGGAGGTTTGAGTTAGAAAAGTTTTGAGTTCCCGCGCCCCAAAAGACGACCCAGTTGGTGTGCAAAAGCGCAGAATCGATGCCAAAAGTCTGACGAAAGTCCGTACTGATCCCGTGCGGCGAGGTCTCGTCGTACCACGGTGCGGCGGTAAAGCCCGGCGCGTTGTTATAGTCCGTACGCCAGCGCAAGGGCTGGCCGGCATCGCTGTTGACAAAGCTCCAACGGCCCAACTGCCCCTCTTGCTGAGCCTGAGCCACAGCGCACCAGACGGCAATCAGCGCGACCCATCGTCTCATCATGCTTATTATAAGGCCCGGAACCGCGCCCTGGGTTCCCGCTATTCGTCGCTAAAGTCGTGCTTGGTTACCTGGATCGGCCAGTGGTTCCGAGTGGGCGTCAGATAGAACATGTCCGAGTTTCGCCAAAGCATGGGCATGTTCTCCTGCCACTTTGTAATCGCCTCTTCGGCTTTTTCCTGCCATGCGGCAATTGTCGGGTAACCCGCCGCGCGCAATACAGAGCCGTTCAAACTGTGATCCCAGACGATAATCCTTCTCTTCTCTGCGCGAGCTTTCTCCATCAAACGCTCTATCATCGCTAACGGGTCTTCCTCGCGATGCGGCATGTAGAGTTCGGCCGTCGGATTGTAATAGAGCGACCAGAAGGCCGGCTTTAAGTTCGAGACGATGATGTCGTTCGGTCTGGAATCGCCCTTCATCGCGATCACCAGGTCTCGCTCCGGATCCCACTTTTTGTCCGTCAGCGTCGCCCCTTTCTGCAGGCTGAACAGTATCAGGACGATAGACAGCGGCGCCAAACCCATCCCAAACTGCGCCTGATTCTCCTCAGTAAACTGTGCCAGCCAGATGCCTGCCAAAAGCGTCAGATGGAGGATCAGCCAATAGAACAGACCCAAAGTAGCGCCTTGCCAAACGATGACCAGGGGCAGAAGGAGCAGAAACGAAATGCCCAGAGCCTTGAAGGTCGGCGGCCATCCGCGGCTCAATCGCTGTTGTTCTCGACCGCGAATTGCAAAGAGCATCACCAAAGGAACCCAAACGACGATCAGAAACATGCCTTTCAGCAACTTGTTCAAATTGCCTGAGGCATGATATTGGAAGATGTCCTGTGAGCGCAACATGTCCGGTCCCAGCGGCAAGATCGCGTTGATCGAACGCTCCAACATCGTAATCGGCGCGGCAATGCTAAGAGGAGACATGGTCGGGCTCTCGTTCGCTTCGGTCGCCAATATCCAATCGACAAAGCCAGGCTTGCCCTGAGGCCCGCCCGCGAACAGGGCAAAACTCCCGCCGTAGATCAGAAGCGTTAGGCCGAGAAGCGAAGCCCAGTACGATCCCATGCCCGCCGCTTGCCGGCCGGCCAACAGTCGCCCAATGACGATGGCGGGCACGATCATCAGCATGTGCAGCCCCGTCATCAGCCCGGCGATAAGCCCTAGAGAGGAAGCGTTAGGCTCTTTCTGTCGGAACAACTTGCCGACGGCGCCCCAAAAGATCACGACCAGCAAGCCGTTTACCATAAACTGGCCGCCCATCGTCGCAGCGCACAGCGTCGCATTGGCCCCCATAAAGAACAGCAACAGAACAACGTTTCCGCGAGACAATCCCCATTGAGACATCCACTTATACAGCAACAACAGGGTCAGCGTAAAGCAAACCGCCGCGATCATGCGCATCGCATCGAGCGGCTCCATGCCGCCCAACGGGATCGAAAAGAGCTTGTAAAGCAAGGCGAGCGGCGCCATCCCTAACGGATGCCAGCCGTGGAAGAACCACTCGTCGGAGCGATCGAAGAACCGGAGCGCAGAGATCGCGTCCCGAAGTTCGTCTTGATCGATGTAAAAGGATCGAATCGCGTAATAAAGCAGTCCAAAAATGATGGAAAGGAGCCAGACGCCGATCGGGGCGTCCCAAATTCGCTTTTTGAGCATACGCGAACTATTTTCGGCTAAGCGGGGCGAATCCCTGCAAGAACTACCAGGCTTTGCGGGGCCTAGCGCCCAGGTATACTACTCGCGGGACTGCGCAACGGCGGTTCTCCAATCGATACAAGCAAGGTATGTCTTCCACTAACCTTCCTAATCAGACCGGCGATGCGTCGTCCGACCTGGCCGAGTTGTTGGAGATTCTGCCTATCCAGATAAGGCAGTCTCTGCAGACCGAACCCCAGATCGACGACCTGTTGGAGGTTGTGCTCGACCTGGGCCGCGTGCCCGAGGCGCGATTTGTCGGTCGCGTCGTCCGGTGGGAAGAGGCGATTGTCGAAGAGCACGACATCAAGTACGTCGTGGAGCGAATCGGCGAGTTCGGCAAAGACAATCGAGCCGGCATTCCCCGCACGCTGCATCGCATTTCGGCCATACGCAATCGGCACGATCGCATCATCGGCCTTACGTGCCGAGTGGGACGCGCCGTCTATGGCACCATCGACATTATCCGCGACTTAGTCGAAAGCGGACACAGCATTTTAATGCTGGGGCGCCCCGGTATCGGCAAGACGACCAAACTGAGAGAAATGGCGCGCGTGCTGGCCGACGAGTTCGACAAGCGGGTCATCATCGTCGATACCTCGAACGAGATCGCGGGGGATGGCGACATCCCTCATCCGGGCATCGGGCGCGCGCGCCGGATGCAGGTGCCCGAGCCCAATTTGCAGCACAACGTGATGATCGAGGCGGTCGAAAATCACATGCCCGAGGTGATCGTGATCGACGAGATCGGCACCGAACTCGAGACCTACGCCGCCCGCACTATCGCAGAGCGCGGCGTGCAACTGATCGGCACCGCCCACGGCACGAGCCTGGAGAATCTGCTTCAGAATCCAACCCTCTCCGACCTGGTCGGCGGGATTGGCACCGTAACGCTTTCGGACGAAGAAGCGCGCCGCCGCGGCACTCAAAAGACCGTCCAGGAGCGCAAAGCCCCGCCCACTTTTGACGTGCTGATCGAGATTCTCGACTTCGAAAAGTTGGCCGCGCATTTAGACGTAGCCCAAACCGTCGATCGGATTTTGCGCGGCATCCCGCCACGGCCCGAAATCCGAGTGCGCACCGAGACCGGCGAGATCGAGATTCTTCAAAAGAGCGATGGCAGGTCCCGTCCGTTGCGAGAGGACGAACCGCTGGACCGCGTAGACGAACCGCCGATCGAATTCTTGCCTCCTAAGCGGAAACCAAACGACCCGGTGCGAATATTCCCATACGGCGTCAGCCGCAGTCGGTTGGAAAAAGCGCTCAGAGACCTCCGCATTCCGTCCTACATTGTGCGCGAGCCGAGAGAGGCCGATGTGGTCGTCGCTATCAAATCCACCTTTCAGCGCCGCCCGCCCAAGGTGCGCGATGCAATTTCCAAGCACATCCCGATCGTGGTCGTCCGAAGCAACACTTATGCCCAGATCGCAGCCGCCCTGCGAGACATCCAACCGAACGGCGCCGCCGACGCGGAAGAGCGCGCGCTGAACGAAGCCGAGCTAGGCATCGAACAGGTGATGAACACCGCCCAACCGCTCGAACTGAGCCCGCAGAACAGTTATCTCCGACGCCTTCAGCATCAGTTGATCGAAAAGTACAGGCTGCTGTCCGAGAGCATCGGCGACGAACCGCAGCGCCGAGTGCGCATCCTGCCCATCTATTCGGACGAGCCGTTGGACGGTTAGACGTGCGCTTCGTCTCGTTCGAGGGGGTCGAAGGCTCCGGCAAAACCTCGCTCAGCATTTGGCTGGTCGAGCAGCTTCAAAATCGAGGAGACGAGGCCCATTGGACGCGAGAACCGGGAGGCGGCGACCCCGACATCCGCCAACGGCTGCTCGACATCGCCCATCTAGACGACGAGACCGAACTGAAGCTCTTTCTGGAAGACCGCCGCTTGCATGTGCAAAACAAGATCGGGCCTTGGCTCAAGTCGGGCGCTTGGGTCGTCTGCGACCGATTTGCCGACTCGACCGTCGCCTATCAAGGCTATGCGCGAGGCAAGTCTCCGCAACTCTTGCGCAAACTGAACGCAGAGGCGACCGGAGGTTTGATGCCGACCGTTACCTTTCTGATCGATCTGCCCGCAGGCATCGGCCTTCGCCGACAATCCGAGCGCAATCGGTTCGAACTAGAAAGCGCGGCCTTTCACGAAAGGGTCCGAACCGGCTACCTGACAGAAGCCGCCCTCGCGCCCGACCGATTTGTTCTCCTAAACGGCTGTCTCGACCCGGAAGCGCTCCAAAAGCAGGTATGGACGGTTATCGCGCAGAAATGGAGCCTACGATGAAACTGTTGATGGCCATCGTGCACAGCAAGGATCGCAACCGCGTTACGGGCGCGCTGCTGACCAATCAGTTCAAGTTCACCCAAATCGGAAGCTCGGGCGGATTTTTGCGCGAAGGCAACGCCACCTACCTGATCGGCCTCGAAGACGACCAAGTGGACGAAGCGCTAAAGATCATCGATGAGAATTGCCGCACGCGCGAACAGTACGTCAACGTGCTGCCTCCCGACGCCTCGCCTTTGGGAAGTTTTTATCCGACTCCGGTTAAAGTGCAAGTGGGCGGCGCGGTGGTCTTTGTGATCGATGTCGAGAGGTCCGAACGGTTTTGAAGAGCATCATAGGCCACGCCGCCATTGTCGACCAACTGCTTAGTTCGCTTGCGGGCGAATCGCCCCCCAGCGCGCTGATGCTGGCAGGCGACGAAAGTCTAGGCAAGTACACGCTCGCACTCACCTATGCCGGAGCTTGGCTCTGCCTGTCCAATGTCAAACCGTGCTATGAGTGCGAATCGTGCGCTAAGCTTTTCGGAACGGGCGAAACGCCACTGCCGCGAAACCTGCAGTTCGCGCTGACCGACGGCCCTACCAATCATCCCGACGTGCTCATCGTCGCCCCATCGCCCGATCAGATCAAAATCGAACAAACCCGCAACGCCCGGCAATGGGCCTCGTTTCACGCCGTCATGGGGCGCGGGCGCTTCATCATCATCAAGCGAGCTCAAATGATGAACCTATCCGCCGCCAACGCCTTGCTGAAGACGCTGGAGGAGCCGCCACCGGGATACACGTTTTTGCTGACAGCCGATTCGACCGACGGCATGCTGCCCACCATTCTATCGCGCTGCCGAATCATTCGGCTGGGACCCTTGACCGCGAACGAGATCGCCAACGGCCTGACCGCTTTAATCGGGACCGATCCAGAGCGAGCCATGAGACTCGGCTCGCTGGCTCGGGGCCGCGTTGGCAGGGCTATCCGATGGGCGATTTCTGACGAAAGCCCTTCGCTTTCGGCCATGGAAGAGCTGGATCAGATCGTGATGGAGGGTCTTTCGGGCCGACCGATCGGCGCGTTGCTTCGGGCCGAACGATTTCGGGCCGCCTGCGCCGGATTCGAAGCCGAAACGGGCGGAAGCCGACAGGCGATCGCGCGAGGGTTCGAGTTCGTCGCCGAGCGATTGCGCGACGCCTTGGAAGAG
Proteins encoded:
- a CDS encoding DUF1929 domain-containing protein; its protein translation is MMRRWVALIAVWCAVAQAQQEGQLGRWSFVNSDAGQPLRWRTDYNNAPGFTAAPWYDETSPHGISTDFRQTFGIDSALLHTNWVVFWGAGTQNFSNSNLRTGYSPTLLWNPFDQTERGRRGFVRHNRDPQPGLPGEGQPTIDANIHTGGHVRLPDGRLFVVGGCWFRADLNFASDGLRSTYLFDPARFDPFVPPTSALASPWRLLTRNGLPYNSNDPETVPVLTNEARRYPSALAMPDGNVLVVGGTIDNHSTQNCTGAFRFTSTYELYDAATNRYIAYPLRAESCVGNWWHPEDQRRFLGDGYPWVFLTSRFNGQDEFARIVYAGQREPVYTLDPYNLSGGWTRRTPLGNAQRKVRIWGSAALLPNPVLNPQTPQEQALNQILCFGGYDQCTIVSTDTAEILDFSQGDTPHRRVFDLPGPRLDADGVLLPTGEIYILGGLNRSYFGSCQWSRDNILFDTWLYTPPASGASNGSFRPAARMDELDRDGCNIFCSGSETQCDRGYLTKDGARGHHSSALLLPDGRVLSSGTEMKAPGSDSCTVVNRFPTLFDPPYLLKDGGQPEPRPTIQSISRTDPLDYGETIVMSVGLPGPLGEKFEVSSIALMRPGSSTHAVNFEQRLVRCKFEITSQSPQQAKIEATMPWSPNTAPPGWYMLFVNVKRMSDGKIIPSMAQWVRLDVPADFTPWSVSGSGGKGIKIRFYDPASGLMLRQYDAPSDGFDAFGACGRMRTSLPKGVYKIEANGLTKEMLFVPGEGFSL
- the tmk gene encoding dTMP kinase, whose product is MRFVSFEGVEGSGKTSLSIWLVEQLQNRGDEAHWTREPGGGDPDIRQRLLDIAHLDDETELKLFLEDRRLHVQNKIGPWLKSGAWVVCDRFADSTVAYQGYARGKSPQLLRKLNAEATGGLMPTVTFLIDLPAGIGLRRQSERNRFELESAAFHERVRTGYLTEAALAPDRFVLLNGCLDPEALQKQVWTVIAQKWSLR
- a CDS encoding cyclic-di-AMP receptor, encoding MKLLMAIVHSKDRNRVTGALLTNQFKFTQIGSSGGFLREGNATYLIGLEDDQVDEALKIIDENCRTREQYVNVLPPDASPLGSFYPTPVKVQVGGAVVFVIDVERSERF